In Fusobacterium sp., the following are encoded in one genomic region:
- a CDS encoding S8 family serine peptidase, with translation MKIKFKYLYIFMILSVLLNGCGSGGGGGGGGSSSDDSNKNVTIPPEIKMDFKKSDTIVGVIDSSFSYLDEFKDPSGNYRIFIDDSFDADPQNRLNNTYTHGELVSLLIGGNKIGINDEVKIYAIPAFLTEGSQIKFQRSMYEKMYQAGVRIFSQSFGNSSYGITKENYPVASGIVEFYVNRASTDSLFIFAAGNTGDFNPTSEALLPKFYPKAEKGWLAVVGLDPSTGEIHRGSSRAGETMNWAITASFVANAEKVYNGVNYKTTAFGTSFAAPVVAGAAGAIQIKYPWMSRDLIKQSLLTTATDLGDPGVDSTYGWGYLNLGKALK, from the coding sequence GGTGGAGGAGGGGGTGGCTCATCCTCAGATGATAGTAATAAGAATGTTACTATTCCACCAGAAATTAAAATGGATTTCAAAAAATCAGATACTATAGTAGGGGTTATAGACAGTTCATTTTCATATTTGGATGAATTTAAAGATCCATCAGGTAACTATAGAATATTCATTGATGATAGTTTTGATGCTGACCCTCAGAACAGATTGAATAATACATATACTCATGGTGAGTTGGTATCTCTTCTTATAGGAGGGAACAAAATAGGAATAAATGATGAAGTAAAAATTTATGCTATACCAGCTTTTTTAACTGAAGGAAGTCAGATAAAATTCCAGAGAAGTATGTATGAAAAAATGTATCAAGCAGGGGTAAGAATATTTAGTCAGTCTTTTGGAAATTCTTCTTATGGGATAACGAAAGAAAATTATCCAGTAGCTTCAGGAATTGTTGAGTTTTATGTAAATAGAGCATCAACAGACTCTTTGTTTATTTTTGCAGCTGGAAATACAGGGGATTTCAACCCAACATCGGAAGCTCTCCTTCCAAAGTTTTATCCTAAAGCTGAAAAAGGATGGTTGGCAGTTGTTGGATTAGACCCTTCAACTGGTGAGATTCACCGAGGTTCGAGCAGGGCAGGAGAAACAATGAACTGGGCTATAACAGCAAGTTTTGTTGCTAATGCAGAAAAGGTATACAATGGAGTAAATTATAAGACTACTGCTTTTGGAACTTCTTTTGCTGCTCCTGTTGTAGCTGGTGCTGCTGGTGCTATACAGATAAAATATCCTTGGATGTCAAGAGATCTTATCAAGCAATCTCTTCTGACTACAGCTACAGATCTTGGAGATCCTGGAGTTGATTCTACATATGGTTGGGGATATCTTAATCTGGGAAAAGCCTTAAAA